The following are encoded in a window of Trichomycterus rosablanca isolate fTriRos1 chromosome 13, fTriRos1.hap1, whole genome shotgun sequence genomic DNA:
- the prlh2r gene encoding prolactin releasing hormone 2 receptor, producing the protein MAWWLAAVNMDSLLNGSWESANVTMSPPPHSSFNGLDLLMELKLLFVPLYAILVLVACFGNLFLLFLIGFNKKLHSTTNFLIGNLALADLVMCLFCVPLTVFYAFDKRGWIFGHFMCRFVTLMQTATVFAAVLSLTAIAVDRYVVVAYPIRRRVGRHFCTGLVGSIWLCALVMSIPVALNTVYLDLSAAGHHMAVCEEFWQEQELGRLVYSCFLLLLSYFVPLAAVSISYCAISCHLQQRATQGLMAAIPSNQAKWGRKRRKTFRLLLVSVLCFAFSWLPLQVVNLIRDLDTDFAILSKSHVNVIQVSCHLLAMSSACFNPFIYASLHNKFLSYLCHHMFHSSRQNQAQNSSSTSTRLPRQRTSSTLADIPMAVGKMLHE; encoded by the exons ATGGCCTGGTGGTTGG CTGCAGTAAACATGGATTCCCTGCTGAATGGATCCTGGGAGAGCGCAAACGTTACCATGTCTCCTCCTCCTCACTCGTCCTTTAACGGATTGGACCTACTGATGGAACTAAAGCTGCTTTTTGTGCCTCTGTATGCTATCTTAGTCCTGGTAGCATGCTTCGGAAACCTTTTCCTCCTCTTTCTGATTGGATTTAACAAGAAGCTCCATAGCACAACAAACTTCCTGATTGGAAACTTGGCTCTGGCAGACTTGGTCATGTGTCTTTTCTGTGTTCCCCTGACCGTTTTTTATGCCTTTGACAAGCGTGGATGGATTTTTGGCCATTTCATGTGCCGTTTTGTCACGTTAATGCAAACTGCCACTGTCTTCGCTGCAGTCCTGTCTCTGACCGCTATTGCGGTGGACAGATATGTTGTGGTTGCCTATCCCATTCGGAGGCGTGTAGGCCGGCATTTCTGCACGGGTTTGGTGGGAAGCATATGGCTCTGCGCCTTGGTGATGTCTATCCCGGTTGCCCTGAACACTGTGTATCTGGACCTGAGTGCTGCCGGGCATCACATGGCTGTATGTGAAGAGTTCTGGCAGGAGCAGGAGCTTGGTCGACTCGTCTACTCCTGCTTTCTCCTGCTCCTGTCCTATTTTGTCCCTTTAGCTGCCGTGTCCATATCCTACTGTGCCATCTCATGTCACCTTCAGCAAAGGGCCACGCAAGGCCTCATGGCTGCCATCCCGTCGAACCAGGCAAAATGGGGCCGCAAGAGACGCAAGACCTTCCGGCTGCTGCTTGTATCCGTGCTGTGTTTCGCTTTCTCCTGGCTTCCCTTGCAGGTGGTCAACCTCATCCGTGACCTGGACACTGATTTTGCAATCTTGAGCAAAAGTCATGTCAATGTGATCCAGGTCTCGTGCCACCTGCTAGCTATGAGCTCGGCGTGCTTCAACCCCTTCATCTATGCCTCTCTGCACAACAAGTTTCTATCCTACCTGTGTCACCACATGTTCCACAGTAGCAGACAAAATCAAGCCCAGAACAGTTCTAGCACCTCGACACGCTTACCACGTCAGCGCACCAGCTCCACCCTGGCTGATATTCCTATGGCTGTAGGCAAGATGTTACATGAATAA